From the Lolium rigidum isolate FL_2022 chromosome 2, APGP_CSIRO_Lrig_0.1, whole genome shotgun sequence genome, one window contains:
- the LOC124686817 gene encoding NDR1/HIN1-like protein 10 codes for MCGCDDDCCGCISYRTRENIKYGCICFGIVAAIVLFAVLLAAYAFLRHITIIVEDASLTRFALLTTPTTALAYNLSLTLSVRNPNWAMTMKNTEPFEAAYKFDGQQFDRVQLADKGFKHSPGKTILYRLATSSESDYVSLGNAGVAEYKKENQTGVFELEVALTRKVSYTARYTKCKIEATCPLKLRIEQPGATTVVFEKVKCKLAKAEKNC; via the coding sequence ATGTGCGGCTGCGACGACGATTGCTGCGGCTGCATCTCTTACAGGACCCGGGAGAACATCAAGTACGGTTGCATCTGCTTCGGCATCGTAGCCGCCATCGTTCTCTTCGCCGTCCTCCTGGCCGCCTACGCCTTCCTCCGCCACATCACCATCATCGTCGAGGACGCCTCGCTTACCAGGTTTGCACTTCTGACCACCCCGACGACGGCGCTCGCGTACAACCTCTCGCTTACGCTGAGCGTCCGCAACCCGAATTGGGCGATGACCATGAAGAACACTGAGCCGTTTGAAGCTGCTTACAAGTTCGACGGCCAGCAGTTCGACCGCGTGCAGCTCGCCGACAAGGGCTTCAAGCACTCCCCCGGGAAGACCATCCTGTACCGCCTCGCCACGAGCTCGGAGAGCGACTACGTGTCGCTGGGCAACGCCGGCGTGGCGGAGTACAAGAAGGAGAACCAGACGGGGGTGTTCGAGCTTGAGGTGGCGCTGACCCGCAAGGTAAGCTACACGGCGCGTTACACCAAATGCAAGATCGAGGCCACCTGCCCGCTCAAGCTGCGGATCGAGCAGCCCGGCGCGACCACGGTGGTGTTCGAGAAGGTGAAATGCAAGCTTGCAAAGGCAGAGAAGAACTGCTAG